The following proteins are encoded in a genomic region of Sorangiineae bacterium MSr12523:
- a CDS encoding AraC family transcriptional regulator — MVPERLNGTVFLSGTRILYVGPLVATRRHAHHATQIIIAPQGLSIEDGAGGRIHAVAAVIPPRLLHSHGACAHAALLFLDGDDLASRGLSRHAEPRCETWGRDSIDVSVPRDPTPEMARALMASIFAALDLRQPPEPRHPAARRMCAYLDGADDVDLASLSQEAGLSPRQMRHAFARDVGLPMRAYLRWKRLRRAVAAVEAGASLSAAAISAGFADSAHLSRVFREQFGITPTQGLTAVTWRTLD, encoded by the coding sequence ATGGTTCCGGAACGGTTGAACGGTACGGTGTTTCTTTCGGGGACTCGAATTCTCTACGTGGGCCCGCTCGTGGCCACGAGGCGCCACGCGCACCATGCGACCCAAATCATCATCGCGCCGCAGGGGCTATCCATCGAGGACGGAGCCGGCGGACGCATTCACGCCGTTGCGGCCGTCATTCCCCCTCGCCTGCTCCATAGCCATGGCGCGTGTGCGCATGCCGCGCTCCTGTTCCTCGATGGAGACGACTTGGCGAGCCGAGGGCTCTCTCGTCATGCCGAGCCTCGATGCGAAACGTGGGGACGCGATTCGATCGACGTGAGCGTCCCTCGCGATCCCACGCCCGAGATGGCGCGCGCCCTCATGGCGTCGATTTTCGCAGCGCTCGACCTGCGTCAGCCACCGGAACCGCGACACCCGGCCGCACGTCGCATGTGCGCGTACCTCGATGGCGCCGACGACGTCGACCTCGCAAGCCTTTCGCAAGAGGCCGGGCTCTCGCCGCGGCAAATGCGACACGCCTTCGCACGCGATGTCGGACTCCCGATGCGCGCGTATCTAAGGTGGAAGCGCTTGCGCCGCGCCGTCGCCGCCGTGGAGGCAGGAGCGAGCCTGAGTGCCGCGGCAATCTCCGCCGGGTTCGCAGACAGCGCCCACCTGAGTCGCGTCTTCCGCGAGCAATTCGGCATAACGCCAACTCAGGGGCTCACCGCGGTCACGTGGCGGACGCTCGACTGA
- a CDS encoding dienelactone hydrolase family protein — protein MTERSMKQDDPLDDFEHRHVTLEGIAKTVHRMGTGPAVIVMTEMPGISPHVARFSRWVRDAGFTVYMPSLFGRDGAVPGAKEGAEVFRRACVSAEFRAFAANESSPATRWLRALARLAHEECGGPGVGAIGMCFTGNFALSMMLERSMLAPVLCQPALPLDDPAGVEIAPGELEIVRERLERENLTVLAYRFEGDRFCTAQRFAAYAGALGKRFVGRVLPDSAANTDVAPFFAQHVGCPHSVVTAHLIDEAGQPTLAARDEILAFFARRLHELARQPALDDATSSASST, from the coding sequence ATGACGGAACGCAGCATGAAGCAAGACGATCCGCTGGACGACTTCGAGCATCGCCACGTCACGCTCGAAGGCATCGCCAAGACGGTGCATCGGATGGGGACGGGCCCAGCCGTGATCGTGATGACCGAGATGCCCGGCATCAGCCCTCATGTCGCGCGTTTCAGCCGGTGGGTTCGCGACGCCGGGTTTACGGTCTACATGCCGTCGCTCTTTGGCCGCGATGGTGCCGTACCCGGTGCCAAGGAAGGTGCCGAGGTGTTCCGGCGCGCGTGCGTCAGCGCGGAGTTCCGTGCCTTCGCCGCCAACGAATCGAGCCCCGCGACCCGATGGCTCAGGGCCCTGGCCCGGCTCGCGCACGAAGAGTGTGGCGGCCCCGGCGTCGGCGCCATCGGTATGTGCTTCACGGGAAACTTTGCCCTGTCGATGATGCTCGAACGCTCGATGCTGGCACCGGTATTGTGCCAGCCCGCGCTGCCGCTCGACGATCCCGCGGGGGTCGAAATCGCGCCCGGCGAGCTCGAGATCGTCCGCGAACGTCTCGAACGGGAGAATCTCACGGTACTCGCCTATCGATTCGAAGGAGACCGATTCTGCACGGCCCAACGCTTTGCCGCGTACGCCGGTGCTCTCGGCAAACGCTTCGTGGGGCGCGTTCTTCCGGACAGCGCCGCCAACACCGACGTTGCTCCGTTCTTCGCGCAGCACGTGGGCTGCCCGCACAGCGTGGTGACCGCGCACCTCATCGACGAGGCGGGCCAGCCAACCCTGGCTGCGCGCGACGAGATTCTCGCCTTCTTCGCGCGGCGCCTTCACGAGCTTGCACGTCAGCCCGCCCTCGATGACGCGACGAGCTCCGCATCGAGCACCTGA
- a CDS encoding PKD domain-containing protein, translating to MPVHVRPVSILAALLSLALPACSSDEPSIGISQPGPSNPSSDPTLRPPPTLEILMSRPSPLVNEKVILTVTSSSGGPLTSARWNFGDGQSGEGTSTEHRWMTASPPSYLVSVTVRTSDGQQGTASKSVTVQSE from the coding sequence ATGCCCGTCCATGTCCGCCCCGTATCCATCCTAGCGGCGCTGCTTTCCTTGGCGTTGCCCGCTTGTTCGTCCGACGAGCCCTCCATTGGCATTTCACAGCCCGGCCCGAGCAACCCCTCGTCCGATCCGACCCTTAGGCCGCCGCCAACGCTCGAAATCCTCATGAGCCGCCCCAGCCCCCTGGTCAACGAGAAAGTCATCCTGACCGTGACCAGCTCCTCGGGTGGCCCGCTGACGAGTGCACGGTGGAACTTTGGCGATGGCCAAAGCGGAGAGGGCACCAGCACCGAGCATCGATGGATGACCGCCTCGCCGCCCTCGTACCTGGTGTCCGTGACCGTCAGGACGTCGGACGGGCAGCAGGGTACCGCGTCAAAATCCGTTACCGTCCAAAGCGAATAG
- a CDS encoding helix-turn-helix domain-containing protein gives MRNVTVLELPGGMASSLAIALDALKAANVLCVHAGRRAPFEIRSLKVTRASSCTFGSGDIVIVPGLGGFSEADLTARLSTPMVRRAVRLVEEARSAGAVVAASCAGTFILAEAGLLAGRRATTTWWLAPTFRKRYPDVELCAEQVVVADWPIATAGAAMAQMDLMLAVIAKFAGTRTAEDCARYLLIDRRASQVPYMAMTFLAGQDEQIARAESWLRKNIEREVTMDDLAAAAGLTSRTFARRLHTVCGMSPVRFAQRIRGEVATMLLETTRLSIDEIAQRVGYAEPSTLRRLLRRDTSHPPSRLRRPG, from the coding sequence ATGCGCAACGTCACGGTTCTCGAGCTACCCGGTGGCATGGCCTCGAGCCTTGCCATCGCCTTGGACGCGCTAAAAGCCGCCAATGTGCTTTGCGTGCATGCGGGCCGGCGGGCGCCCTTCGAGATCCGCTCGCTGAAGGTCACTCGCGCGAGCAGCTGCACGTTTGGCAGCGGCGATATCGTCATCGTCCCGGGATTGGGCGGCTTTTCGGAGGCCGATTTGACGGCGCGCCTTTCCACGCCGATGGTGCGGCGGGCCGTTCGCCTCGTCGAGGAGGCTCGCTCGGCAGGAGCCGTGGTCGCCGCCTCGTGCGCGGGGACGTTCATCCTTGCCGAGGCGGGATTGCTCGCCGGCCGGCGCGCGACGACCACGTGGTGGTTGGCGCCCACGTTCCGCAAGCGCTACCCCGACGTCGAGCTCTGCGCCGAACAGGTGGTGGTGGCCGATTGGCCCATCGCAACGGCCGGCGCGGCGATGGCCCAGATGGACCTGATGCTCGCGGTGATTGCCAAGTTCGCGGGAACGCGAACGGCGGAGGACTGCGCGCGGTATCTGCTCATCGATCGCCGAGCGTCCCAGGTCCCTTACATGGCCATGACGTTCCTGGCCGGCCAGGACGAGCAAATCGCGCGGGCCGAGAGCTGGCTGCGGAAAAACATCGAGCGCGAAGTCACGATGGACGACCTGGCCGCCGCCGCCGGATTGACGTCGCGCACATTTGCGCGCCGCTTGCACACGGTATGCGGGATGTCGCCGGTCCGATTTGCGCAGAGGATCCGCGGCGAGGTCGCGACGATGCTTCTCGAGACCACCCGCCTTTCGATCGACGAAATCGCCCAGCGTGTGGGCTACGCGGAACCGTCCACACTGCGGCGACTGCTGCGCCGCGATACGAGCCACCCGCCCTCGAGGCTGCGGCGACCGGGTTAG
- a CDS encoding VWA domain-containing protein, whose translation MSKRVTAAAAAFLVSACTLVAACADDAGAPQDGNRGPDGGDSGNAPGPDGGSGIGDVDGGGPGGNDVCAHSEARASSVPVNAVFMLDRSGSMGDQPGGEQNRHTRWEPTKFALNSFFADSRTAGLKAALRDFPQMDATYPREPVCAPEAYEQPKVAMRPLPNNSSFKTAIENMGEPAGSSTVLSALRGALLHAKEIAATRPGERSVIVLVTDGLPDDPSPPRDACERAPYDDIRAAAKSAREQNPSISTYVVGVGTTRYRDQLDLVASAGGTERAFWIDVADPSKLTGELLARMKQAPTFSCSLDLPAPAPGKKLDFNAVQVTHTAGNGQTRTLAYSDACTGNQGWRYDNAQTPARIVLCTASCEAVQKDPAAKISIDARCTRP comes from the coding sequence ATGAGCAAACGTGTAACTGCAGCAGCGGCCGCATTCCTGGTATCTGCATGCACCTTGGTCGCCGCGTGCGCGGACGACGCGGGGGCGCCGCAGGATGGGAATCGGGGCCCGGATGGCGGCGACTCCGGCAATGCCCCGGGCCCGGACGGAGGTTCTGGGATCGGTGATGTCGACGGCGGCGGGCCGGGAGGAAACGACGTGTGCGCGCACTCCGAAGCGCGTGCCTCGTCGGTCCCCGTGAACGCCGTCTTCATGTTGGATCGCTCCGGGAGCATGGGGGATCAACCGGGCGGCGAGCAAAACCGGCATACCCGCTGGGAACCGACCAAGTTTGCATTGAACTCGTTCTTTGCCGACTCGCGCACGGCCGGACTGAAGGCGGCCCTTCGCGATTTTCCGCAAATGGATGCCACGTATCCGCGAGAGCCTGTCTGTGCGCCCGAGGCATACGAGCAACCCAAGGTGGCGATGCGCCCCTTGCCGAACAATTCGTCGTTCAAGACCGCCATCGAGAACATGGGGGAGCCCGCGGGCTCCAGCACGGTGCTCTCCGCGCTTCGAGGCGCGCTCCTTCACGCCAAGGAGATCGCGGCCACCCGGCCGGGCGAACGCTCCGTCATCGTTCTCGTCACCGACGGACTTCCCGACGATCCGAGCCCTCCGCGCGACGCCTGCGAACGTGCCCCGTACGACGATATTCGGGCTGCGGCCAAATCCGCCCGCGAGCAGAATCCGTCCATTTCGACCTATGTCGTCGGCGTGGGCACCACGCGCTACCGCGACCAGCTCGACCTGGTGGCCTCCGCCGGAGGAACGGAACGAGCGTTCTGGATCGATGTTGCGGACCCTTCCAAGCTCACCGGCGAGCTTCTCGCGCGAATGAAGCAAGCCCCAACGTTCTCGTGCAGCCTGGACCTTCCTGCGCCGGCGCCCGGGAAGAAGCTCGATTTCAATGCGGTGCAGGTGACGCATACCGCCGGAAATGGCCAAACTAGGACACTTGCCTACAGCGATGCTTGCACCGGCAACCAAGGGTGGCGCTACGACAACGCGCAAACGCCCGCGCGCATCGTGCTCTGCACCGCATCGTGTGAAGCGGTGCAAAAAGACCCCGCCGCCAAAATCTCGATCGACGCGAGGTGCACGCGGCCGTAG
- a CDS encoding helix-turn-helix domain-containing protein — protein sequence MSKPGQAPKTANTVAVIAFEGISPFHLSVPCMVFGDDLARLGVPRYRLRICGEKPGLIPTMSGFDIHVKYDLSALAEAHTVIVPAWRDPDERPPEVLLKALRKAHARGARIVGLCLGAFVLAEAGLLDGRTASTHWVWADDFARQYPRVKLDRKALYIDDGPIVTSAGTAAAIDCCLHLLRRDHGAEVANRIARRMVVAPHRHGGQAQYIEQPLPETGGSDQLTITLDWAIEHLEQPLSLDMLATKAAMSRRNFTRRFKLKTGTTVSQWLLNHRLASAQRLLETSDKAIDRIAEIVGFGSTVSLRQHFTSAFSVSPAAYRKQFRRAR from the coding sequence ATGTCGAAACCAGGCCAGGCTCCGAAGACGGCGAACACCGTGGCGGTGATCGCCTTCGAGGGCATCAGCCCGTTCCATCTGTCGGTGCCGTGCATGGTGTTTGGCGACGACCTGGCCAGGCTGGGCGTGCCGCGTTACCGATTGCGGATATGCGGTGAGAAACCAGGCCTGATTCCGACCATGTCGGGCTTCGATATCCATGTAAAGTACGACCTGTCCGCGCTGGCGGAAGCCCACACCGTGATCGTGCCAGCCTGGCGAGATCCGGACGAGCGCCCGCCCGAGGTATTGCTGAAGGCTCTGCGCAAGGCGCACGCGCGCGGTGCAAGGATCGTAGGCTTGTGCCTGGGCGCTTTCGTGCTCGCCGAAGCCGGTTTGCTGGATGGCCGCACAGCGTCCACCCACTGGGTGTGGGCCGACGATTTTGCCCGCCAATACCCACGCGTCAAACTCGATCGGAAAGCACTTTACATCGATGACGGCCCTATCGTGACCTCGGCCGGCACCGCGGCGGCAATCGACTGCTGCCTGCACTTGCTACGCCGCGATCACGGCGCCGAGGTGGCAAACCGCATCGCGCGGCGCATGGTCGTTGCGCCGCATCGCCATGGCGGCCAGGCGCAATACATCGAGCAACCCTTGCCGGAAACCGGCGGCAGCGACCAGCTCACCATTACCCTGGACTGGGCCATCGAACATCTCGAGCAGCCACTATCCCTGGACATGCTGGCCACCAAGGCCGCGATGAGCCGGCGCAACTTCACCCGGCGCTTCAAGCTAAAAACGGGAACGACGGTATCGCAATGGCTGTTGAACCATCGACTGGCATCCGCGCAGCGGCTCCTGGAGACCAGCGATAAGGCGATCGATCGCATCGCCGAAATCGTCGGTTTCGGCTCCACCGTGTCGCTGCGCCAGCATTTCACATCTGCGTTCTCGGTCTCTCCTGCGGCCTACCGCAAACAATTTCGCCGCGCAAGGTAG
- a CDS encoding YciI family protein produces the protein MIMHKNDPQTEAGQPPPMELVTKMGAFIGEYAKSGRFVDGAGLSGSKSRTRLLFRDGRCTVKHGPYQGEHELPSAMLQLKVETREQAIGWAERYGKILGNGEIELGKVNEPWDIGLMPPPENPPLQFLLIEKADEVTESGGRSAKQKADLTRLKSEMTKAGVLVKTLQLKPSNQAKRLVFTNNDMRAIDGPFAESKELLGGFAVMDLSGMDETIAMCRRYAEILGGTLEIDVRLVETDDEAA, from the coding sequence ATGATCATGCACAAAAACGATCCGCAGACCGAAGCGGGGCAGCCGCCGCCGATGGAGTTGGTCACCAAGATGGGCGCGTTCATCGGCGAGTACGCGAAGAGCGGTCGCTTCGTCGATGGCGCCGGCCTGAGTGGCAGCAAATCGCGCACGCGCCTCCTTTTCCGCGACGGGCGCTGTACGGTGAAGCACGGCCCCTACCAGGGCGAGCACGAGCTGCCCTCCGCGATGCTGCAGTTGAAGGTGGAGACCCGCGAGCAGGCCATCGGTTGGGCGGAGCGCTACGGCAAGATCCTCGGCAACGGCGAGATCGAGCTTGGCAAGGTGAACGAGCCCTGGGACATCGGGCTGATGCCACCGCCGGAGAACCCGCCACTCCAATTCCTCCTCATCGAGAAGGCGGATGAAGTCACCGAATCCGGCGGGCGCAGTGCGAAGCAGAAGGCCGACCTCACCCGACTGAAGTCCGAAATGACCAAGGCCGGGGTGCTCGTCAAAACGTTGCAGTTGAAGCCCAGCAACCAGGCGAAGCGCCTCGTGTTCACCAACAACGACATGCGCGCGATCGATGGGCCGTTTGCGGAGTCGAAAGAGCTGCTCGGCGGCTTTGCCGTGATGGACCTCTCGGGAATGGACGAGACGATCGCGATGTGCCGGCGCTACGCCGAGATCCTCGGCGGCACGCTGGAAATCGATGTCCGCCTCGTCGAGACGGATGACGAAGCCGCCTGA
- a CDS encoding cupin domain-containing protein, which yields MNSVSAILLSTVALLTSSPLQPNKLTSLPTADLKWVEIAGTGGIKYANVRGNLTGKGPYEAFVIFPAGKDNPFHTHSQNLPTVVLKGTFYAVIDGKRVEYPAGSFYNLPANLPHYSGCNKGEDCLLFQYQLDHFDLVPQEAKK from the coding sequence ATGAACTCCGTATCCGCAATCCTACTGTCCACCGTGGCACTTCTGACTTCCTCACCATTGCAGCCGAACAAGCTGACGTCTTTGCCCACCGCCGATTTGAAATGGGTCGAGATCGCCGGCACCGGTGGCATCAAATACGCGAACGTCCGCGGCAACCTGACCGGGAAAGGCCCCTACGAGGCATTCGTCATCTTTCCCGCGGGCAAAGACAATCCTTTCCATACCCATTCGCAAAATCTGCCGACCGTCGTGCTGAAGGGAACCTTCTACGCGGTCATCGACGGCAAGCGCGTGGAGTATCCAGCTGGGTCGTTCTACAATCTGCCTGCGAATCTTCCGCATTACAGCGGCTGCAACAAAGGTGAGGACTGCCTACTGTTTCAATATCAGCTCGACCACTTCGATTTGGTTCCGCAGGAAGCGAAGAAATAA
- a CDS encoding AgmX/PglI C-terminal domain-containing protein, translating into MRPRNHHVLAMLVAGCGLTHCGSSAPPAPSAPEPPPRELEAANPPPVAPERAMRVEGQLGSIEPGAVDAVFDQALEALQRCHSARVRQIRALSGDVKLMLRIGEDGRARYVYVEETSLGDHLTEQCLVRVLSETTWPRPSGGEAEVRKSFGFAAPANARSPVAWTADDLKETFGPKQVKIRSCRAGVTGMFNVTAYVTSGPPAPEASGATSKARHKPPRKRQVAAKHGKKSNLGAGHIVAVGIAPPGREGAPAIDCLVEALKEIPMPDPGPRGAKVTWSL; encoded by the coding sequence TTGCGCCCCCGTAACCACCACGTGCTCGCGATGCTCGTTGCAGGCTGCGGACTCACCCACTGCGGGAGCTCCGCACCTCCGGCGCCGTCCGCACCCGAGCCGCCGCCGCGCGAACTCGAGGCGGCCAATCCGCCGCCGGTGGCACCCGAGCGTGCGATGCGTGTCGAAGGACAGCTCGGATCCATCGAGCCGGGGGCCGTCGATGCGGTCTTCGACCAAGCGCTCGAAGCGCTCCAGAGGTGCCATTCCGCCCGCGTTCGACAAATCCGTGCGCTGTCCGGCGACGTGAAGCTCATGTTGCGCATCGGCGAAGACGGGCGTGCGCGCTACGTCTATGTGGAGGAGACATCGCTCGGGGATCACCTGACCGAGCAATGCCTCGTGCGCGTGTTGAGCGAAACGACATGGCCTCGGCCCTCGGGCGGCGAAGCGGAAGTCCGAAAATCGTTCGGATTCGCCGCCCCGGCCAATGCCCGAAGCCCGGTGGCATGGACGGCCGACGACCTGAAGGAGACGTTTGGCCCGAAACAAGTCAAGATTCGGTCCTGCCGCGCGGGCGTCACGGGCATGTTCAATGTAACGGCCTACGTCACATCGGGGCCGCCCGCACCCGAGGCCTCGGGCGCAACGTCGAAGGCCCGCCACAAGCCGCCGCGGAAACGGCAGGTCGCAGCGAAGCACGGAAAAAAGAGCAACCTCGGTGCGGGTCACATCGTGGCGGTTGGGATCGCGCCGCCGGGGCGGGAGGGCGCCCCGGCCATCGATTGCCTCGTCGAGGCATTGAAGGAGATCCCCATGCCGGATCCCGGTCCGCGTGGGGCCAAAGTCACTTGGTCGCTGTGA
- a CDS encoding VCBS repeat-containing protein, which yields MERSKDPRALGLAVLTATLAVACAANDGSNDATLGSDAIAAADGSLLCTNALFAPGVTISVGNVNGAIAKGDFNMDGRLDLAMPEYGGNKIAVYLGNGNGTFAEPLGFPTGKSPREVAVSDFNADGNPDLAAVTEEGVSLLLGTGGGSFSPAITYSSGEYPSSITAGDFNGDGRMDLAIANDRDSFGILLGDGNGAFSGTTLYYLSIYPSRIRAADFNRDGKSDLAVAQYDGVTVILTANDDGSFSTGTTRYTAYNSLEIGDFNGDGNPDVVGTDSTNVNVMLGAGNGTFSAKSSYRVENSPGPLSIGDFNGDGKPDLLVSDTSTSDASILFGRADGSFSDPNTYPSGGTSPRSSVAGDFNSDGRSDFAVVTWDNPRPPAIHVSLWAERGTLSQKTSYPVAGRADSLTTADFDADGNLDLAVAVSDANKVSVLLGKGAGVFGPERTYYVGARPVSVGAGDFNRDGKPDLAVANTDGKNVSILLGNGDGTFGYAAYFSTFARTEFVRTGDFNGDGNLDVAVAASSTDSVGLLLGNGSGGFSAVTTYATGDAPTSLAAGDFNSDGKLDLAASNSGSNKVSILLGKGTGGFSPPITTVTGNQPQSLATGDFNADGKIDLAVAHSADPNVSISLGNGDGTFSASTTKYAIARAGEIATGDINGDGKSDVVVVTNGKASILVGKGDGSFQAPIHHQVDKNAVGLTMGKFNADDKLDIAVTNTPAYGNKSYVNVLFGANCGS from the coding sequence ATGGAAAGGTCCAAAGATCCCCGGGCGCTTGGCCTCGCCGTGCTGACGGCTACGCTGGCCGTAGCTTGCGCTGCGAACGACGGAAGCAACGATGCGACCCTGGGATCGGATGCCATCGCCGCAGCGGACGGCAGCTTACTCTGCACCAATGCCTTGTTCGCCCCCGGGGTCACGATCTCCGTCGGCAATGTAAACGGCGCGATCGCCAAAGGCGATTTCAACATGGATGGCCGTCTCGATCTTGCGATGCCCGAGTACGGGGGCAACAAAATCGCCGTGTATCTCGGGAACGGAAATGGCACCTTCGCGGAGCCGCTTGGCTTCCCCACGGGCAAATCTCCGCGTGAAGTGGCCGTGAGCGACTTCAACGCGGACGGCAACCCCGATCTCGCAGCCGTCACCGAGGAGGGCGTGAGTCTCTTGCTCGGCACGGGTGGCGGCTCATTCTCGCCCGCGATCACGTACTCGTCGGGCGAATATCCAAGCTCCATCACGGCCGGCGACTTCAATGGCGACGGCCGCATGGATCTCGCGATTGCGAACGACCGAGACAGCTTCGGCATTCTTCTGGGCGACGGAAACGGAGCCTTTTCAGGCACGACCCTCTACTACTTGTCGATCTATCCGAGCAGGATCCGCGCGGCAGATTTCAATCGGGATGGGAAATCGGACCTTGCCGTCGCCCAATACGATGGTGTCACCGTCATCTTGACGGCGAACGACGACGGAAGCTTCTCGACCGGCACGACCCGATACACCGCATACAACTCCCTCGAAATTGGCGACTTCAATGGTGATGGAAACCCCGACGTGGTGGGCACCGATTCCACCAATGTCAACGTCATGCTGGGGGCCGGGAACGGGACGTTTTCGGCCAAATCTTCCTACCGCGTCGAGAACAGCCCCGGGCCTCTCTCCATCGGCGATTTCAACGGCGATGGGAAACCGGATCTCCTCGTTTCCGATACCTCCACGAGCGACGCGAGCATCCTGTTCGGCCGCGCAGATGGCAGCTTCTCGGATCCGAACACCTATCCTTCGGGCGGCACCAGTCCAAGATCGAGCGTCGCGGGCGACTTCAATTCGGACGGCCGTTCGGATTTTGCGGTGGTGACCTGGGACAATCCACGACCGCCGGCCATCCACGTCTCCCTCTGGGCGGAACGCGGCACGCTTTCGCAGAAAACCAGTTATCCGGTTGCTGGCCGAGCCGACTCCCTGACCACGGCCGACTTCGACGCGGATGGCAACCTCGATCTTGCCGTCGCCGTTTCCGACGCCAACAAGGTGAGCGTCTTGCTCGGAAAGGGAGCTGGAGTCTTCGGCCCGGAGCGCACCTACTACGTTGGAGCCAGGCCCGTCTCCGTGGGCGCAGGCGATTTCAATCGCGACGGGAAACCCGATCTGGCGGTCGCCAACACGGATGGAAAGAACGTGAGCATCCTGCTCGGCAACGGCGATGGAACCTTTGGGTACGCGGCGTATTTCTCGACGTTCGCCCGCACCGAATTCGTTCGCACGGGCGACTTCAATGGCGACGGCAACCTGGATGTCGCCGTCGCCGCCAGCAGCACCGACAGCGTCGGTCTCTTGCTGGGAAATGGCTCCGGAGGATTCTCGGCCGTGACCACCTACGCGACGGGAGATGCCCCAACGTCACTGGCCGCCGGTGATTTCAATTCGGATGGCAAACTTGATTTGGCAGCCTCCAACAGCGGGAGCAACAAGGTGAGCATCCTTTTGGGCAAGGGGACGGGAGGCTTTTCGCCGCCGATCACCACGGTGACGGGCAACCAGCCTCAATCGCTGGCGACGGGCGACTTCAACGCGGATGGCAAAATCGACCTTGCCGTCGCCCATTCCGCGGATCCCAACGTAAGCATCTCATTGGGGAACGGCGACGGAACCTTCTCGGCTTCGACGACGAAATATGCCATTGCACGCGCGGGGGAGATCGCAACGGGCGATATCAACGGCGACGGGAAGTCGGACGTGGTCGTGGTGACCAATGGAAAGGCCAGCATCCTCGTCGGAAAGGGAGATGGCAGTTTTCAGGCACCGATCCATCATCAGGTGGACAAGAACGCGGTTGGTCTCACCATGGGCAAATTCAATGCGGACGACAAACTCGATATCGCCGTCACCAATACGCCGGCCTATGGGAACAAGAGCTATGTGAACGTCTTATTCGGCGCCAACTGCGGAAGCTGA
- a CDS encoding glutathione S-transferase family protein — protein sequence MLTFYHAPQSRSFRALWALEELGIAYEMKLVNIRRADGSGGADETYRDVHPQLKVPAIVHDGETVIESSAICLYLSDAFPEAGLGPRVGEPGRAAFVSWLVFCAASLEPGLSGAFHKWQNMPMVLGSFEESLRYVERALSSRPYIAGDRFTAADIMVASALQFGMNVTKVIPSSPLLAEYLARCTTRPGFQRALAKDRG from the coding sequence ATGCTGACCTTTTACCATGCTCCGCAATCGCGGTCCTTTCGCGCTCTCTGGGCTCTGGAGGAACTGGGGATTGCTTATGAGATGAAGCTCGTGAACATTCGGCGCGCCGATGGCTCGGGTGGTGCGGACGAGACCTATCGCGACGTGCATCCGCAACTCAAGGTTCCGGCCATCGTCCACGACGGCGAAACCGTCATCGAATCATCGGCCATTTGCCTTTATCTCTCCGACGCATTTCCCGAAGCCGGATTGGGTCCCCGCGTCGGCGAGCCAGGTCGCGCGGCCTTCGTGAGCTGGTTGGTGTTTTGTGCCGCCTCGCTCGAGCCTGGACTGTCTGGCGCGTTCCACAAGTGGCAGAACATGCCAATGGTCCTCGGCTCGTTCGAAGAGTCGCTTCGATACGTCGAACGAGCTCTCTCGAGCCGTCCCTACATTGCAGGCGACCGATTCACGGCGGCCGACATCATGGTTGCGTCGGCCTTGCAGTTCGGAATGAACGTCACGAAGGTGATTCCCTCGTCTCCCCTTCTCGCGGAGTACTTGGCCCGCTGTACCACGCGCCCAGGATTTCAGCGCGCCCTGGCAAAAGACCGCGGGTGA